The Bacteroidota bacterium genomic sequence GTTCGCCAAAGTAGTGCAGCAGCTGCTGGCGGCGGCACATGCCGCTTTCGCAGAAGGCGGCCATTTCATACAGCAGGTGCTTGCCTGCCTCGCGTTCGCTCAGCGGCTTGTCTTTCATGAATTTTTCCAGTTTCACGATGTCGTGAAAGCTGTAGAACAGCAGGCAGTGCCCCTCCAGGCCGTCTCGTCCGGCGCGGCCTGTTTCCTGGTAGTAGCTTTCTATGCTCTTGGGCACATCGTAGTGGATCACAAAGCGTACATCCGGCTTGTCTATGCCCATGCCGAAGGCAATGGTGGCTACTACCACCTGTACATCTTCGTGCAAAAACATATCCTGGTGCCTACTGCGCGTTTCGCTGTCTAGGCCGGCATGGTAGGGCACACTGTGTATGCCGTTCACATTTAGCACTTCGGCCAGCTCTTCCACCTTTTTACGGCTCAGGCAGTAGATGATGCCGCTGTCTTTGCCCCGCTGCTTGATGAACTTTACCAGGTCTTGTACCGGGTTTATTTTCGGGCGGATTTCGTAGTAGAGGTTGGAACGGTTGAAGCTGGTAAGAAACACCGGCGAGTCCTCGATTCCCAGATTTTGCTGTATATCCAGCTGTACCTTGGGGGTGGCAGTGGCTGTGAGGGCGATGAGCGGGATGCTGGGGTCTACCTGCGCCAAGATGGGGCGTATGCGTCGATACTCGGGCCGAAAATCGTGCCCCCACTCGCTGATGCAGTGTGCCTCGTCTATGGCTACAAAGGAGATCCGGATCTCGCGCATAAACTCGATGAACTCATCGCGCACCAGTGTTTCGGGTGCCACGTACAGCAGGTTCAGGGTCTGGGCACGTGCTTTGGCCTTCACTTCCTCATAGTCGGCCTTATTCATGCTGCTATTCAGGAAGCCAGCCTCTATGCCCAGGGCCTGCATCTGGTCTACCTGGTTCTTCATCAGCGCAATCAGCGGACTTACTACCAGGGCTGTTCCCTCCATCAGGATGGCTGGCAGCTGGTAACACAGGCTCTTGCCCGCACCGGTGGGCATGATAACAAAGGCGCTTTTCCGGTTTAAGATTGTGTGTACCACTGACTCTTGCTCGCCTCGGAAAGCGTCGTATCCAAAGTACTGCTTTAGCGCACCCTTGATGTTGTAGGAAATATCTTGTGCTACCATCTTTGGAATCAAGGTAAATATCTTTTTGGTTGTCTCTCGTTTCTCCGCGGCCTGCCTGTACAGTCCTGTATTCCAACGCTGCTGCCCACCCGGTATATTGCTCGCGGCCGCCGCCGCTCCCCTTTTGGGTTACTCGCTCCGTACCCAGGCATCACATAGCCTTAACCAAAAGTAAGCTTTGAACTCCAGATCCGCAATCTTTGGGGCCATTTTTGTGCACGCTACTATTTGGCCTTGGGTGCGGCGGGCAAAAAACAGCACACCTGCCTACAGCTCAGTACTTGCTTTGTCTCGTGCCCGCCGGGGTTTCGTATCTTAGCGGTGTATGAAGGATAATTCCAACGCGTATGCCATTGTAATGGCAGGGGGGATAGGGTCTCGGTTCTGGCCGCTCAGCCGTACGCAGCATCCCAAGCAGTTTCATGACATATTGGGCACAGGCGAGAGCCTGCTACAGGCTACCGTGCGCCGCCTGAAGCGAGTGTTGCCGCTGGATCACATCCTGGTGGTAACCCACCGGCAATACGCACCCAGCGTACTGGAGCAGCTACCCATGATGGCACCAGAGAACGTGATAGCGGAACCTATGGGCCGAAACACGGCCCCCTGCATCACCTATGCCTTGCACAAGATACTGGCCCTGGAGCCCGATGCCATGGTAATGGTAAGCCCGGCGGATCATTTTATTGCCGACGAGATACACTATGAGCTGACTGTGCGCCGGGCCCTGGAAGTGGGGCAGGC encodes the following:
- the recQ gene encoding DNA helicase RecQ, yielding MVAQDISYNIKGALKQYFGYDAFRGEQESVVHTILNRKSAFVIMPTGAGKSLCYQLPAILMEGTALVVSPLIALMKNQVDQMQALGIEAGFLNSSMNKADYEEVKAKARAQTLNLLYVAPETLVRDEFIEFMREIRISFVAIDEAHCISEWGHDFRPEYRRIRPILAQVDPSIPLIALTATATPKVQLDIQQNLGIEDSPVFLTSFNRSNLYYEIRPKINPVQDLVKFIKQRGKDSGIIYCLSRKKVEELAEVLNVNGIHSVPYHAGLDSETRSRHQDMFLHEDVQVVVATIAFGMGIDKPDVRFVIHYDVPKSIESYYQETGRAGRDGLEGHCLLFYSFHDIVKLEKFMKDKPLSEREAGKHLLYEMAAFCESGMCRRQQLLHYFGEQFDKQRCGHMCDNCRSPRPSFDATQYVSMAMELVQATGGRFVMNHLIAVLRGSKSQQVLAVQHDRLPVYGLGAELDEKEWHSIFTQLLVRDFLIKDINDYGVIKLGPYAHTWLNQPQAVELVKYEAYGEAEKKELQTPLEQVKLYDEVLYDQLFTLRKKVAQQHGVPPFVVLGEPSLEDIAAKYPLTLDELAHMHGIGQGKAQKFGRPFLELIKQYVTENEIVRDEEIIVKTQGKNSASKLYIIQQIDRKAPLDAIAHAKDMDYETLLETVSHIIYSGSKLNIQYYIDEVVDEDRQNDIIDYFMEAETDDLEAAQAELGPDYSWEEIILVRAQFISENGN